The Doryrhamphus excisus isolate RoL2022-K1 chromosome 1, RoL_Dexc_1.0, whole genome shotgun sequence genome includes a window with the following:
- the mybl2b gene encoding v-myb avian myeloblastosis viral oncogene homolog-like 2b, with product MSWRPRGEDGEDTMHPDTDSDVAEQREGGKVKVKWTQEEDENLKAQVQKLGQNNWKNVAMHIPNRTEHQCQHRWFKVLDPDLIKGPWTKEEDDKVIELVNVYGNKQWAVVAKHLKGRLGKQCRERWHNHLNPSVKKSSWTAEEDLIIYKAHCLLGNRWAEIAKLLPGRTDNAVKNHWNSTIKRKVEMGFYTREDFTLREVEELLARVKDVQMLNGCQEGAGRDPGQETHPPFQGMSDSAAVNGDPNEEAGPSPIAPSPKDGSSLMSEADNMGEMNYTSWVVDNSGFLSPTGPLKEVLDMVDGDLDGWCNLEAFDLAEDSPSPERHQFRLEGSALQELSKGSKGELIPISPGGVTPPSILSHRGRRYVALSPDANSAMTPKNTPVKILPFSPSQFLNLWTKQDTHDLENPSLTSTPVCSQKAIVTTPLQRDKTPITQKENSVFVTPNHKSELCTMPRTPTPFKNAMEKYGPLQPLPQTPNLEDDINEVILRDVGMDLTVQLPTLPEQRRKAMHRPPVKKVRKSLALDDCQMMPTSKRKSKNEARYCSIKEEPVMVHLSSSICSKSRDNILDQGFLVGPCDSTIFPSAVPPAPMSKEWETVVCGRTKDQLIMTEKARRYLRSLKSHAPNRALVLT from the exons ATGTCCTGGCGGCCGCGCGG CGAGGATGGGGAGGACACCATGCATCCTGACACTGACTCGGATGTAGCAGAGCAGAGGGAGGGTggcaaagtgaaagtgaagtgGACACAAGAGGAG GATGAAAACCTGAAGGCACAAGTTCAAAAACTGGGGCAGAATAACTGGAAAAATGTAGCCATGCACATACCA aaTCGCACTGAACACCAGTGTCAGCACCGCTGGTTTAAGGTTTTGGATCCCGACTTGATTAAAGGCCCATGGACTAAAGAAGAAGACGACAAG GTCATCGAGCTTGTAAATGTCTACGGAAACAAACAGTGGGCAGTGGTCGCCAAGCATCTGAAGGGAAGGCTTGGTAAGCAGTGTAGAGAGCGCTGGCACAACCACCTCAACCCCAGTGTGAAGAAATCTTCATGGACGGCCGAGGAGGACCTCATCATCTACAAGGCTCACTGCCTGCTCGGAAACCGCTGGGCTGAGATTGCAAAGCTGCTGCCAGGAAG GACTGATAATGCGGTGAAGAATCACTGGAATTCAACCATTAAGCGCAAGGTCGAAATGGGCTTCTACACACGGGAGGATTTTACGCTGCGTGAGGTCGAAGAACTGTTAGCCCGTGTTAAAGATGTCCAG ATGCTCAATGGCTGTCAAGAGGGTGCTGGTCGCGACCCAGGGCAGGAGACGCATCCCCCA TTCCAAGGAATGTCAGACTCAGCCGCTGTTAATGGAGACCCCAACGAGGAGGCAGGTCCTTCGCCTATAGCCCCCTCCCCAAAAGATGGTTCCAGTCTCATGTCTGAAGCGGACAACATGGGAGAGATGAATTATACCAGCTGGGTGGTGGACAACTCTGGCTTTCTTTCCCCCACTGGGCCCCTGAAGGAGGTCCTCGACATGGTCGATGGG GATCTCGATGGCTGGTGTAACCTAGAAGCCTTTGACTTGGCTGAAGATAGCCCAAGCCCAGAGCGCCACCAGTTCCGTCTCGAGGGCAGCGCCCTGCAGGAGCTGAGCAAAGGAAGCAAAGGAGAACTCATACCTATCTCCCCTGGCGGGGTCACTCCCCCCTCCATCCTGAGTCACAGAGGTCGCAGATACGTGGCCTTGTCTCCTGATGCTAATAGTGCAATGACACCTAAGAACACACCAGTGAAAATTCTACCCTTCTCACCTTCTCAA TTCTTGAACCTGTGGACCAAACAGGATACTCATGACCTGGAGAACCCATCGCTCACCTCCACGCCGGTGTGCAGCCAGAAGGCCATCGTTACCACTCCTCTTCAGCGAGACAAGACCCCCATCACTCAAAAGGAAAACTCGGT ATTTGTCACACCCAACCACAAGTCCGAGCTCTGCACAATGCCACGCACTCCGACGCCGTTCAAGAATGCCATGGAGAAGTATGGCCCTCTGCAGCCTCTG CCTCAGACTCCGAACCTTGAGGATGACATCAATGAAGTCATCCTAAGAGACGTCGGGATGGACTTGACGGTCCAACTTCCGACTCTTCCTGAGCAAAGACGCAAGGCAATG CATCGACCTCCTGTGAAGAAAGTGCGGAAGTCACTGGCCCTAGACGACTGCCAAATGATGCCCACATCCAAGCGCAAATCTAAGAATGAAGCCAGATATTGCAGCATCAAG GAAGAGCCTGTGATGGTTCACTTAAGCTCCTCAATTTGCAGTAAAAGCCGTGACAATATTTTGGATCAAGGTTTCCTCGTGGGTCCGTGTGACAGCACTATATTTCCCAGTGCGGTGCCTCCAGCTCCG ATGTCCAAGGAGTGGGAGACAGTTGTCTGCGGGCGAACCAAAGATCAGCTCATCATGACAGAGAAAGCAAGGCGCTACCTTCGCTCCCTCAAATCCCACGCTCCCAACCGAGCCCTGGTGTTGACTTAG